A genomic segment from Oncorhynchus clarkii lewisi isolate Uvic-CL-2024 unplaced genomic scaffold, UVic_Ocla_1.0 unplaced_contig_8491_pilon_pilon, whole genome shotgun sequence encodes:
- the LOC139394141 gene encoding dual specificity tyrosine-phosphorylation-regulated kinase 2-like: MLSKKPCAAVYPTGKGGEICQLQSSPGIGVGGPRAGAATDPPSPVTLPPLRNIKSLTVGGNKHTMSDHMHAGNHQQIHVQQLFEENSNKRTVLTAQPNGLTSVGRAGLPLPDRQQPDVTTAQCRQGSSASLKSTDSKPQPATLTPEQAMKQFMPKLTAFEHHEIFSYPEVYFAGPNAKKRPGVIGGSNNGGYDDDQGSYVQVPHDHVSYRYEVLKVIGKGSFGQVVKAYDHKAHCHVALKMVRNEKRFHRQAAEEIRILEHLRKQDKDSTMNVIHMLENFTFRNHICMTFELLSMNLYELIKKNKFQGFSLPLVRKFAHSILQCLDSLHKNRIIHCDLKPENILLKQQGRSGIKVIDFGSSCYEHQRVYTYIQSRFYRAPEVILGSRYGMPIDMWSLGCILAELLTGYPLLPGEDEGDQLACVIELLGMPSQKLLDSSKRAKNFVSSKGYPRYCAVTTLPDGSVVLNGGRSRRGKLRGPPGSKEWVTALKGCDDPLFLDFIKQCLEWDPAVRMSPSQALRHPWLRRRLPKPPTGDKTAVKRITDGGSGAITSISKLPPTSGSTSKIRTNLAQMTDANGNIQQRTVLPKLVS; this comes from the coding sequence GTTGGAGGCAATAAGCACACCATGAGTGACCACATGCACGCGGGGAACCACCAACAGATCCACGTTCAACAGCTGTTTGAGGAGAACAGCAACAAACGGACAGTGTTGACTGCACAGCCCAATGGGTTGACCTCTGTGGGCCGGGCAGGTCTACCGCTGCCTGACCGTCAGCAGCCCGACGTCACCACGGCCCAGTGTCGGCAGGGCAGCTCAGCCTCCCTCAAGTCCACCGACAGCAAGCCCCAGCCGGCCACCCTGACCCCGGAGCAGGCCATGAAGCAGTTCATGCCCAAGCTTACGGCCTTCGAGCACCACGAGATCTTCAGTTACCCAGAGGTGTATTTCGCTGGACCCAACGCCAAGAAGAGGCCGGGGGTGATCGGGGGGTCCAACAACGGAGGCTACGACGACGATCAGGGCTCCTACGTCCAGGTGCCCCACGACCACGTCTCCTACCGCTACGAGGTCCTCAAGGTGATTGGCAAGGGCAGTTTCGGTCAGGTGGTGAAGGCCTACGACCACAAGGCCCACTGCCACGTGGCGCTGAAGATGGTGAGGAACGAGAAGAGGTTCCACCGCCAGGCGGCCGAGGAGATCCGGATCCTGGAGCACCTGAGGAAGCAGGACAAAGACTCCACCATGAACGTGATCCACATGCTGGAGAACTTCACATTCCGTAACCACATCTGCATGACCTTTGAACTCCTCAGCATGAACCTCTACGAGCTCATCAAGAAGAACAAGTTCCAGGGCTTCAGCTTGCCGCTCGTCAGGAAGTTCGCCCACTCTATCCTGCAGTGTCTGGACTCGCTGCACAAGAACCGTATCATCCACTGTGACCTGAAGCCAGAGAACATTCTCCTGAAGCAGCAGGGACGCAGCGGGATCAAGGTCATCGACTTTGGCTCCAGCTGCTACGAGCACCAGCGGGTTTACACCTACATCCAGTCTCGTTTTTACAGAGCTCCCGAGGTCATCCTGGGGTCACGCTATGGGATGCCTATTGACATGTGGAGCCTGGGCTGCATCTTAGCGGAGTTGCTCACTGGGTACCCTCTCTTGCCGGGCGAAGACGAAGGGGACCAACTGGCATGCGTCATCGAGCTGCTGGGCATGCCCTCGCAGAAACTTCTGGACTCTTCCAAGAGAGCCAAGAACTTTGTGAGCTCCAAGGGTTACCCCCGGTACTGCGCGGTGACGACCCTGCCGGACGGCTCGGTGGTGCTGAACGGAGGGCGCTCCCGCCGGGGCAAACTGAGGGGACCCCCGGGGAGCAAGGAGTGGGTGACGGCCTTGAAGGGCTGCGACGACCCCCTGTTCCTGGACTTCATCAAGCAGTGTCTGGAGTGGGACCCTGCCGTGCGCATGTCCCCCAGCCAGGCCCTCAGACACCCCTGGCTCAGGAGGCGCTTGCCCAAACCTCCCACGGGGGACAAAACAGCGGTGAAGCGTATCACCGACGGGGGCTCTGGCGCTATCACATCAATCTCCAAATTACCTCCCACCTCGGGCTCCACCTCCAAGATAAGGACTAACCTGGCACAAATGACGGACGCTAACGGGAACATCCAACAGAGGACAGTGTTGCCAAAACTAGTCAGTTGA